One region of Candidatus Methylomirabilota bacterium genomic DNA includes:
- a CDS encoding nitroreductase, whose amino-acid sequence MDALELLCTRGSALKLGGPPPSAQAVHAMLESAARVPDHGRLQPWRLILIEGEARLGFGEVLAEALSRRNPLANEQALAREREKVLRAPLIIVVATRCDPSAKIPIIEQMLSGGCATHSIMLAAFAQGLGSMWRTGEPAYDDAVKSALGIGLDDVIVGFIYVGTDIGGPGTRPQRTAGEFAQSWTGGSATRASS is encoded by the coding sequence ATGGATGCCCTGGAGCTTCTCTGCACGCGCGGCTCGGCGTTGAAGCTCGGTGGGCCGCCCCCTTCGGCCCAGGCCGTCCACGCCATGCTCGAGAGCGCGGCTCGTGTCCCGGATCACGGCCGACTCCAGCCCTGGCGCTTGATTCTCATTGAAGGGGAGGCTCGCCTCGGCTTTGGCGAGGTCCTGGCCGAGGCGTTGTCTCGGCGGAACCCCCTTGCCAACGAACAAGCGCTCGCTCGGGAACGGGAGAAGGTCTTGCGGGCACCTCTGATCATCGTCGTGGCAACCCGATGCGATCCGTCCGCCAAGATTCCTATCATCGAGCAGATGCTTTCCGGCGGCTGTGCCACTCACAGCATCATGCTGGCCGCCTTTGCCCAGGGCCTGGGCTCGATGTGGCGAACCGGTGAACCCGCCTACGACGATGCGGTGAAGAGTGCTCTCGGTATTGGGCTGGATGACGTCATCGTCGGCTTCATCTACGTAGGGACCGATATCGGCGGCCCCGGGACCCGACCTCAGCGAACGGCCGGCGAGTTCGCCCAGTCCTGGACCGGTGGC